The proteins below are encoded in one region of Corynebacterium sphenisci DSM 44792:
- a CDS encoding metal ABC transporter solute-binding protein, Zn/Mn family: MSTRTPARDRGRALRAAAAALAAAALAACSAQGSVTAGGDRGPAPEDAELSIVASTKVWSDIAAHVVDDDRVAITAIIAGNDADPHSYEPTAADMALVEDADVLLAGGGHYDVWLTRAAGDTGATVVSALDGGDRDGHDHDDHDHGHDQDHDGATGGHADHGHGAGGHHHDGEVNEHIWYDLDALARVGAELERVVDGEMDDPDAADAADLEERIAEIREAKEDVGGLRVAQTHPIADGILEGTAMREVTPAGFRSSGLSESTPAAADVNAMLRLIESGDLDVLVDAPQTADQVAKRLVDAAHAAGVPVIEVWESPSAEEDFLDLYRRTVDEFAGIG, encoded by the coding sequence ATGAGCACCCGCACCCCCGCCCGAGACCGCGGCCGCGCCCTGCGCGCGGCCGCCGCCGCCCTCGCCGCCGCCGCCCTGGCCGCCTGCTCCGCGCAGGGCTCGGTCACCGCCGGCGGGGACCGCGGGCCCGCCCCGGAGGACGCCGAGCTGAGCATCGTCGCCTCCACCAAGGTCTGGTCCGACATCGCCGCCCACGTCGTCGACGACGACCGGGTGGCGATCACCGCGATCATCGCCGGCAATGACGCCGACCCGCACTCCTACGAGCCCACCGCCGCGGACATGGCCCTGGTGGAGGACGCCGACGTGCTGCTCGCCGGCGGCGGCCACTACGACGTGTGGCTGACCCGCGCCGCCGGGGACACCGGCGCCACCGTGGTCTCCGCGCTCGACGGCGGGGACCGCGACGGCCACGACCACGACGACCATGACCACGGCCACGACCAGGATCATGATGGCGCCACCGGGGGGCACGCCGACCACGGCCACGGGGCCGGGGGGCACCACCACGACGGCGAGGTCAACGAGCACATCTGGTACGACCTGGACGCCCTGGCCCGGGTCGGCGCGGAGCTGGAGCGCGTGGTCGACGGGGAGATGGACGACCCGGACGCCGCCGACGCCGCCGATCTGGAGGAGCGGATCGCGGAGATCCGGGAGGCCAAGGAGGACGTGGGCGGGCTGCGGGTGGCGCAGACCCACCCGATCGCCGACGGGATCCTGGAGGGCACCGCGATGCGCGAGGTCACCCCGGCGGGCTTCCGCTCCTCCGGGCTCAGCGAATCCACCCCCGCGGCGGCGGATGTCAACGCCATGCTGCGGCTCATCGAATCCGGGGATCTCGATGTCCTGGTGGACGCCCCGCAGACCGCCGACCAGGTCGCCAAGCGGCTGGTCGACGCCGCCCACGCCGCCGGGGTGCCGGTGATCGAGGTGTGGGAGTCGCCCTCCGCCGAGGAGGACTTCCTGGATCTGTACCGGCGCACCGTCGACGAGTTCGCCGGGATCGGCTGA
- a CDS encoding metal ABC transporter ATP-binding protein: protein MLRFTGAAAEPLWRDLDLEVPAGGFLAVVGPNGCGKSTLLACALGTRALSRGSVLAEGPVGWIPQQRMFPRDLPMRVRDLVSLAAGRAGRDRVRVTRALAEVGAAGLADRRVGTLSGGQQQLVRQAQALVREPRLILADEPLLSLDAAAQRATMGRLAACRDAGAAVVLVTHAVAPVLGVADRVLHLGRGGHRLGPPEEILDPATLAGLGVAEPAAADPGVRP from the coding sequence GTGCTGCGCTTCACCGGCGCCGCGGCGGAGCCGCTGTGGCGCGATCTCGACCTGGAGGTGCCCGCCGGGGGCTTCCTCGCCGTGGTCGGCCCCAACGGCTGCGGCAAATCCACCCTGCTCGCCTGCGCCCTGGGCACCCGCGCGCTCAGCCGCGGCAGCGTGCTCGCCGAGGGCCCGGTGGGCTGGATCCCGCAGCAGCGGATGTTCCCCCGGGATCTGCCGATGCGGGTGCGCGATCTGGTCTCCCTCGCCGCCGGCCGCGCCGGCCGGGACCGGGTCCGGGTGACCCGGGCGCTGGCCGAGGTCGGCGCCGCCGGCCTGGCCGACCGCCGGGTGGGCACCCTGTCCGGGGGCCAGCAGCAGCTGGTCCGGCAGGCCCAGGCCCTGGTGCGCGAACCCCGGCTGATCCTCGCCGATGAGCCGCTGCTCAGCCTCGACGCCGCCGCGCAGCGGGCCACCATGGGCCGGCTGGCCGCCTGCCGGGACGCCGGGGCGGCGGTGGTGCTGGTCACCCATGCGGTGGCCCCGGTGCTCGGCGTCGCCGACCGGGTGCTGCACCTGGGCCGCGGCGGGCACCGGCTGGGCCCGCCGGAGGAGATCCTCGACCCGGCGACGCTCGCCGGGCTCGGCGTGGCCGAGCCGGCCGCCGCGGATCCGGGGGTGCGGCCATGA
- a CDS encoding metal ABC transporter permease — MIATTLDLLGVGFVQSALLAAALLGVVSGVVAPLVVMRRMSFTVHGTSELALMGASAALLLGFHVGAGAVAGSVLAAVVLALLGGRGRDDAVVGVVLGFGLGLSVLFIHLYPGRTSTAFALLTGQIVGLTSASVQLLALVAVAVVATVALLRRPLLFASADPAMAEACGVPVRSIAVVFAVLVGLTAAQGVQIVGALLITSLLITPGAAAVRVTSSPTRALVLSVVFAELAAVGGVLLSLAPGVPVSVFVTAISFAIYLVCRAVAAVRDRRLEAAPAADPAAGAAGRAAP, encoded by the coding sequence ATGATCGCGACCACCCTGGATCTGCTCGGGGTCGGCTTCGTGCAGTCGGCGCTGCTGGCCGCCGCCCTGCTCGGCGTGGTCTCCGGGGTCGTCGCCCCGCTGGTGGTGATGCGCCGGATGAGCTTCACCGTGCACGGCACCTCCGAACTGGCCCTGATGGGCGCCTCCGCGGCGCTGCTCCTCGGGTTCCACGTCGGCGCCGGGGCGGTGGCCGGCTCGGTGCTCGCCGCGGTGGTGCTCGCCCTGCTCGGCGGCCGCGGCCGCGATGATGCGGTGGTGGGCGTGGTGCTGGGCTTCGGCCTGGGCCTGTCGGTGCTGTTCATCCACCTCTACCCGGGGCGCACCTCCACCGCCTTCGCGCTGCTCACCGGGCAGATCGTCGGCCTGACCTCCGCCTCGGTGCAGCTGCTCGCCCTCGTCGCGGTGGCGGTGGTGGCCACGGTGGCGCTGCTCCGGCGGCCGCTGCTCTTCGCCTCCGCGGACCCGGCGATGGCCGAGGCCTGCGGGGTGCCGGTGCGCTCCATCGCGGTGGTCTTCGCGGTGCTGGTCGGGCTCACCGCCGCCCAGGGGGTGCAGATCGTCGGGGCGCTGCTCATCACCAGCCTGCTCATCACCCCGGGCGCGGCCGCGGTGCGGGTGACCTCCTCGCCCACCCGGGCGCTGGTGCTCTCGGTGGTCTTCGCCGAGCTCGCCGCGGTCGGCGGGGTGCTGCTCTCCCTGGCCCCGGGGGTGCCGGTGAGCGTGTTCGTCACCGCCATCTCCTTCGCCATCTACCTGGTGTGCCGGGCGGTGGCGGCGGTGCGCGATCGCCGGCTGGAGGCCGCCCCGGCGGCGGATCCGGCGGCGGGGGCCGCCGGGCGGGCCGCGCCCTAG
- the rlmB gene encoding 23S rRNA (guanosine(2251)-2'-O)-methyltransferase RlmB: protein MARKNPRPGRAGGPGKGSAARPDRAKGRPRGLDGRGPTPKAEDRVYHKAHQRKQERRRRDQGRHVKAEGPELVVGRNPVVECLRAKVPAAQLFVALGTDNDERLTEAVRVCGDRGIAVNEVPRHELDQMTGSPQHQGIGLQIPPYRYAEVADLLDRAGASGAPGLIVCLDNITDPRNLGAVIRSTAAFGGHGVVIPARRSASVTAVTWRTSAGAAARVPVARATNMVRALKQLQQAGYQVIGLDAGADVVLDDYDGTTPTVVVVGSEGKGLSRLVRETCDTIVSIPIGAGVESLNAAVAAGVTLAEFARQRRARG, encoded by the coding sequence ATGGCGCGCAAGAACCCCCGACCCGGACGGGCCGGCGGGCCCGGCAAGGGCTCCGCGGCCCGCCCGGACCGGGCCAAGGGCCGGCCCCGCGGCCTGGACGGGCGCGGGCCCACCCCCAAGGCGGAGGACCGGGTCTACCACAAGGCGCACCAGCGCAAGCAGGAGCGGCGCCGCCGCGACCAGGGCCGGCACGTCAAAGCGGAGGGCCCGGAGCTGGTGGTCGGCCGCAACCCGGTCGTGGAGTGCCTGCGCGCGAAGGTGCCCGCGGCGCAGCTGTTCGTGGCCCTGGGCACCGACAACGACGAGCGGCTCACCGAGGCGGTGCGGGTGTGCGGGGACCGCGGGATCGCCGTCAACGAGGTGCCCCGCCATGAGCTCGACCAGATGACCGGCTCCCCCCAGCACCAGGGCATCGGGCTGCAGATCCCGCCCTACCGCTACGCCGAGGTCGCGGATCTGCTGGACCGGGCCGGCGCCTCCGGCGCCCCGGGGCTCATCGTCTGCCTGGACAACATCACCGATCCGCGCAACCTCGGCGCGGTGATCCGCTCCACCGCCGCCTTCGGCGGGCACGGGGTGGTCATCCCGGCGCGGCGCTCGGCCTCGGTGACCGCGGTGACCTGGCGCACCTCCGCCGGGGCGGCGGCGCGGGTGCCGGTGGCCCGGGCGACGAACATGGTGCGCGCGCTCAAGCAGCTGCAGCAGGCCGGCTACCAGGTGATCGGCCTGGACGCCGGCGCGGACGTGGTGCTCGACGACTACGACGGCACCACGCCGACCGTGGTGGTCGTCGGCTCCGAGGGCAAGGGCCTGTCCCGGCTGGTGCGGGAGACCTGCGACACCATCGTGTCCATCCCGATCGGCGCGGGCGTGGAGTCGCTCAACGCCGCGGTGGCGGCGGGGGTGACCCTGGCCGAGTTCGCCCGGCAGCGCCGGGCGCGGGGCTAG
- the cysS gene encoding cysteine--tRNA ligase gives MTFRIHDTATRSLREFTPVRPGRASVYLCGATPQTIPHIGHLRSGVAFDVLRRWLSAKGYDVAFVRNVTDIDDKILVKAAEHGRPWWEWAATHEREFTRAYDLLGVLPPSVEPRATGHVPQMITYMRRLIDAGFAYPAEGSVWFDVDAWAGSAGGDYGSLSGNRVAEMEQGEPDARGKRGAHDFALWKAARPGEPAWDTPWGPGRPGWHLECSAMATYYLGAEFDIHCGGLDLQFPHHENEIAQSHAAGDGFARYWMHNHWVTMAGEKMSKSLGNVLSVDRMLELVRPVELRYYLGSAHYRSVLEYSEEALREAAAGYRRIESFLDRVGAVDPGELPAAFTAAMDEDLAVPRALAEIHGAVREGNRALAAGDDAAARRIAAAVRAMTAVLGVDPQSAQWSGGAGAGADRGAAAARAALESLIAEQLALRATARAERDFATADAVRDRLAAAGVTVTDTPEGPQWSLTAEED, from the coding sequence GTGACCTTCCGCATCCACGACACCGCCACCCGCAGCCTGCGCGAATTCACCCCGGTGCGGCCCGGCCGGGCCTCGGTGTACCTGTGCGGGGCCACCCCGCAGACCATCCCGCATATCGGCCACCTGCGCTCCGGGGTCGCCTTCGACGTGCTGCGCCGGTGGCTCAGCGCCAAGGGCTACGACGTCGCCTTCGTGCGCAACGTCACCGACATCGACGACAAGATCCTGGTCAAGGCCGCCGAGCACGGCCGGCCCTGGTGGGAGTGGGCGGCCACCCACGAACGCGAGTTCACCCGCGCCTACGATCTGCTCGGCGTGCTGCCGCCCTCCGTGGAGCCCCGGGCCACCGGGCACGTCCCGCAGATGATCACCTACATGCGCCGGCTCATCGACGCCGGCTTCGCCTACCCCGCCGAGGGCTCGGTGTGGTTCGACGTGGACGCCTGGGCGGGCTCCGCCGGCGGGGACTACGGCTCGCTCTCCGGCAACCGGGTCGCCGAGATGGAGCAGGGCGAACCCGATGCCCGCGGCAAGCGCGGGGCCCACGACTTCGCGCTGTGGAAGGCCGCCCGGCCCGGGGAGCCGGCCTGGGACACCCCCTGGGGGCCGGGCCGGCCCGGCTGGCACCTGGAGTGCTCGGCGATGGCCACCTACTACCTGGGCGCCGAATTCGACATCCACTGCGGCGGGCTGGACCTGCAGTTCCCGCATCACGAGAACGAGATCGCGCAATCGCACGCCGCCGGCGACGGCTTCGCCCGGTACTGGATGCACAACCACTGGGTGACCATGGCCGGGGAGAAGATGAGCAAATCCCTGGGCAACGTGCTCTCCGTGGACCGGATGCTGGAGCTGGTGCGCCCGGTGGAGCTGCGCTACTACCTGGGCAGCGCGCACTACCGCTCGGTGCTGGAGTACTCCGAGGAGGCGCTGCGCGAGGCCGCCGCCGGCTACCGGCGGATCGAGTCCTTCCTGGACCGGGTCGGCGCGGTGGACCCCGGGGAGCTCCCGGCGGCGTTCACCGCCGCGATGGACGAGGACCTGGCGGTGCCGCGGGCGCTGGCGGAGATCCACGGCGCGGTGCGCGAGGGCAACCGGGCCCTGGCCGCCGGCGACGACGCCGCCGCCCGGCGGATCGCCGCGGCGGTGCGCGCGATGACCGCGGTCCTCGGCGTGGACCCGCAGTCGGCGCAGTGGTCCGGCGGCGCCGGCGCCGGCGCCGACCGGGGGGCCGCCGCGGCGCGGGCCGCCCTGGAGTCGCTCATCGCCGAGCAGCTCGCGCTGCGCGCCACCGCCCGCGCGGAGCGCGATTTCGCCACCGCGGACGCGGTGCGCGACCGGCTCGCCGCCGCCGGCGTGACGGTCACCGACACCCCCGAGGGCCCGCAGTGGTCCCTGACCGCCGAGGAGGACTAG
- a CDS encoding DNA adenine methylase: MAAPVLKWAGGKRRLLPEIRARIPERLGVYHEPFLGGGAVLLDLQPARARAGDVNAELIGMLAVVRDELPALLAALRGHAAAHSPEHYYAVRAMDRGPDWAGVDPVTRAARLLYLNKTCFNGLHRVNRAGHFNVPYGRYRNPNIVNEAGLRAAHDYLVGAGVELAVAGFEQTCAAAGRGDFVYLDPPYDVVSDTANFTGYAAAGFGRAEQSRLREVCAELDARGARFLLSNAATGFIRELYADYRVEIVQAPRAINANAARRGKVDEVLVRNF; this comes from the coding sequence GTGGCCGCCCCGGTCCTGAAATGGGCCGGCGGCAAGCGCCGCCTGCTGCCGGAGATCCGCGCCCGGATCCCGGAGCGCCTCGGCGTCTACCACGAGCCCTTCCTCGGCGGCGGCGCGGTGCTGCTGGATCTGCAGCCCGCCCGGGCCCGCGCCGGCGACGTCAACGCCGAGCTGATCGGGATGCTCGCCGTGGTCCGCGATGAGCTGCCGGCGCTGCTCGCGGCGCTGCGCGGGCATGCCGCGGCGCATTCCCCGGAGCACTACTACGCGGTGCGCGCGATGGACCGCGGGCCCGACTGGGCCGGGGTGGACCCGGTGACCCGCGCGGCCCGGCTGCTCTACCTCAACAAGACCTGCTTCAACGGGCTGCACCGGGTGAACCGGGCCGGGCACTTCAACGTGCCCTACGGGCGCTACCGCAACCCCAACATCGTCAACGAGGCCGGGTTGCGCGCCGCCCACGACTACCTCGTCGGCGCCGGGGTTGAGCTGGCGGTGGCCGGGTTCGAGCAGACCTGCGCGGCCGCCGGCCGCGGCGACTTCGTCTACCTGGACCCGCCCTATGACGTGGTCAGCGACACCGCGAACTTCACCGGCTACGCCGCCGCCGGCTTCGGCCGCGCCGAGCAGAGCCGGCTGCGGGAGGTCTGCGCGGAGCTCGACGCCCGCGGGGCGCGGTTCCTGCTCTCCAATGCGGCGACCGGGTTCATCCGGGAGCTCTACGCGGACTACCGGGTGGAGATCGTGCAGGCCCCGCGGGCGATCAACGCCAACGCGGCCCGCCGCGGCAAGGTCGACGAGGTGCTGGTGCGCAATTTCTGA
- a CDS encoding CarD family transcriptional regulator, translated as MEFAVGDTVVYPHHGAAKVEDIVQRELDGETLDYLVLEILQSDLRIQVPAKNAELVGVRDVVGEEGLRKVFGVLRETDVEEAGNWSRRYKANQERLGSGDINKVAEVVRDLWRRDQDKGLSAGEKRMLSKARQVLVGELALADGVDEERTRELTARIEATIERHRSADAEAEAAPAAVDLDKG; from the coding sequence ATGGAATTCGCAGTCGGGGACACCGTCGTCTACCCGCATCACGGCGCGGCGAAGGTCGAGGACATCGTGCAGCGGGAGCTCGACGGGGAGACCCTGGACTACCTGGTGCTGGAGATCCTGCAGTCGGATCTGCGCATCCAGGTGCCGGCGAAGAACGCCGAGCTGGTGGGGGTGCGCGACGTCGTCGGCGAGGAGGGCCTGCGCAAGGTCTTCGGGGTGCTCCGGGAGACCGACGTGGAGGAGGCCGGCAACTGGTCCCGCCGGTACAAGGCCAACCAGGAGCGGCTCGGCTCCGGCGACATCAACAAGGTCGCCGAGGTGGTCCGCGATCTCTGGCGCCGGGACCAGGACAAGGGCCTGTCCGCCGGGGAGAAGCGGATGCTGTCCAAGGCCCGCCAGGTGCTCGTCGGCGAACTGGCCCTGGCCGACGGGGTCGACGAGGAGCGCACCCGGGAGCTCACCGCCCGGATCGAGGCCACCATCGAACGCCACCGCAGCGCCGACGCCGAGGCCGAGGCCGCCCCCGCCGCGGTGGATCTGGACAAGGGCTGA